Proteins encoded together in one Miscanthus floridulus cultivar M001 chromosome 16, ASM1932011v1, whole genome shotgun sequence window:
- the LOC136514311 gene encoding probable inactive receptor kinase At2g26730: protein MTTTAGSRLKQCLGLRRVHPAPAPRRPVATQPLSSPALPLPPIQMGRRAPTLPALLLALSLSLVAADPPERERSALQAFLSATPHERPLQWNTSLPTCSWTGVRCDVSNSTVTELHLPGVGLVGVVPNGTLAQLQNLQVLSLRDNRLAGPVPPDVLALPRLRALYLQGNLLSGAVPPGLAAGMLPALQHLALSRNQLSGHVPDKLLVGMPRLRSLMLDRNRLSGGLPNGSVGGGAGTKLEVFNVSFNDLDGPIPASLARFPPESFVGNPGLCGAPLVDRPCPSPSPPPGGVPAPGKETKKRKLSGAAIVAIAVGCGAAALLALLLLALCAAHRHRRHSEAASADAKATPPTRGLTPSTPSGDLTGGDFTSSSKDISAAAAAAGGAERGRLVFVGKQGPGHLRYSFDLEDLLRASAEVLGKGSLGTSYKAVLEEGTTVVVKRLRDVAAARREFAACVEAAAVEHRNLVPLRGYYYSKDEKLLVLDYLPGGSLSARLHGSRGTGRTPMDWEARTRAALCAARGVAHLHAAHGLAHGDIKSSNLLLRPDPDAAALSDYCLHQLFPPAPARPGSGGGYRAPELADARRPTLASDVYALGVLFLELLTGRSPAHHAASGSLDGSGSGALDLPRWVQSVVREEWTAEVFDAELVRAGSGAAEEEMVALLQVAMACVSTAPDARPGAQDVVRMVEEVIGGGRTTTEESDGTRGASEEERSRGPTP, encoded by the exons ATGACAACAACGGCCGGCTCAAGGCTCAAGCAATGCCTCGGTCTCCGGCGCGTCCACCCAGCCCCAGCGCCCCGTAGACCCGTAGCCACTCAGCCACTCTCCTCTCCGGCTCTCCCTCTCCCACCCATCCAAATGGGCCGCCGCGCGCCCACGCTGCCcgcgctgctgctggcgctgtccCTCTCCCTGGTCGCCGCAGACCCGCCGGAGCGGGAGCGGTCGGCGCTGCAGGCGTTCCTATCAGCGACGCCGCACGAGCGTCCACTGCAGTGGAACACCTCCCTCCCCACCTGCTCCTGGACGGGTGTCCGCTGCGACGTTTCCAACTCCACGGTGACGGAGCTCCACCTCCCGGGCGTGGGCCTCGTCGGCGTCGTCCCCAACGGCACGCTCGCCCAGCTCCAGAACCTGCAGGTCCTGTCGCTGCGCGACAACCGCCTCGCGGGCCCCGTCCCGCCCGACGTGCTCGCGCTCCCGCGCCTCCGCGCGCTCTACCTCCAGGGCAACCTGCTGTCGGGCGCCGTCCCGCCGGGGCTCGCCGCGGGGATGCTGCCCGCGCTCCAGCACCTCGCGCTCTCGCGCAACCAACTCTCGGGACACGTTCCGGACAAGCTGCTCGTGGGGATGCCCCGGCTACGATCGCTCATGCTCGACCGGAACCGACTCTCCGGTGGCCTGCCTAATGGgagcgtcggcggcggcgccggaaCGAAGCTGGAGGTGTTTAATGTCTCGTTTAACGACCTCGACGGACCCATCCCCGCCTCCCTCGCACGGTTCCCGCCGGAGTCGTTCGTCGGCAACCCCGGCCTCTGCGGCGCGCCGCTCGTCGACCGCCCGTGCCCCTCGCCGTCCCCGCCGCCCGGCGGTGTCCCGGCGCCGGGGAAGGAGACGAAGAAACGGAAGCTTTCCGGCGCGGCGATCGTGGCCATCGCGGTGGGGtgcggcgcggcggcgctgctggcgcTTCTCCTCCTGGCCCTGTGCGCGGCGCACCGGCACCGTCGACACTCGGAGGCGGCGTCGGCGGACGCGAAGGCGACGCCGCCCACGCGCGGGCTGACCCCGTCGACGCCGTCGGGGGACCTGACCGGCGGCGACTTCACATCCTCCTCCAAGGACATcagcgctgcggcggcggcggcgggcggcgcggaGCGTGGGCGGCTGGTGTTCGTGGGGAAGCaggggccgggccacctccggtACAGCTTCGACCTGGAGGACCTTCTGCGCGCGTCGGCGGAGGTGCTGGGCAAGGGCAGCCTGGGCACGTCGTACAAGGCGGTGCTGGAGGAGGGGACCACCGTGGTGGTCAAGCGCCTGCGGGacgtggcggcggcgcggcgcgagtTCGCCGCCTGCGTCGAGGCCGCGGCGGTCGAGCATCGGAACCTGGTGCCGTTGCGTGGGTACTACTACTCCAAGGACGAGAAGCTGCTCGTCCTCGATTACCTCCCCGGTGGTAGCCTCTCCGCCCGCCTCCACG GGAGCCGCGGCACCGGGCGGACGCCCATGGACTGGGAGGCGCGGACGCGTGCCGCGCTGTGCGCAGCGCGGGGCGTGGCGCACCTGCACGCGGCGCACGGCCTGGCGCACGGCGACATCAAGTCGTCCAACCTGCTGCTGCGCCCGGACCCCGACGCGGCCGCGCTGTCCGACTACTGCCTGCACCAGCTGTTCCCGCCGGCGCCCGCGCGCCCCGGCAGCGGGGGCGGGTACCGCGCGCCGGAGCTGGCGGACGCGCGCCGCCCGACGTTGGCGTCCGACGTGTACGCGCTCGGCGTGCTGTTCCTGGAGCTCCTGACGGGCAGGTCCCCCGCGCACCACGCGGCGTCCGGGTCCCTGGACGGCTCCGGCAGCGGAGCACTGGACCTCCCGCGGTGGGTGCAGTCGGTGGTGCGCGAGGAGTGGACGGCCGAGGTGTTCGACGCGGAGCTGGTGCGGGCGGGCAGCGGCGCCGCGGAGGAGGAGATGGTGGCGCTGCTGCAGGTGGCCATGGCGTGCGTGTCCACCGCGCCCGACGCGCGGCCCGGTGCACAGGACGTCGTCAGGATGGTCGAGGAGGTAATCGGCGGCGGGCGCACGACCACGGAGGAGAGCGACGGGACCAGGGGCGCGTCGGAGGAGGAACGGTCCAGAGGCCCGACGCcatga